The Streptomyces uncialis genomic interval CCGCACATCACGTACCGACCAGCCGCGCGCCACGTACCGGCGGGCCGCGCGTGTCACAGCTCACGCCGGGACGCGGGACGCCCGGGGCGGACGGGACCCGTGGGGCTGGTTACGGCTTACGGCTTACGGCTTACGGCCCTGCGGGTCCTCGTCCGGGTCGGTGCGGTCCTCCGGCTCGGGGTCCTGCTCCGACTTGCGCCGGGTCTCCTCGCCGAGGGACTTCAGGAACTCGGGGTTGTCGTCGGGGGCCACCCACTGGGCCCGGCCCCGGCCGCCACCCCGGCCACCGACGGCCGGGGCCTTCCTGACCTTGCCCGCGACGAGCCACGCGACCGGCCCGATCAGCACCTGCCCGAACAGCAGCACGATGATCACCCACACGACCTTGGGGAGGTGCTTGACCTCCTCCTCGGGGGTGTTCAGGCAGTCGATGAAGGCGTAGATCCACAGCGCCAGGATCAGCAGGAACGGCAGATACCTGAGCATGGTGCGTAATCCCCCAGCGGGTGGTGGCGGGCCGTGGCGCGGCCCCGGTGACGGGGCCAGGGTAACCGGTACCGGATACTGGACGGCATGGCTTACGACGATCTTCGCTCCCTGCTCCGGTCGCTCGAACGCGAAGGTGATCTCAAGAGAATCAAGGCCGAGGTCGATCCCTACCTGGAGGTCGGCGAGATCGTCGACCGGGTCCAGAAGGCGAAGGGCCCCGCGCTCCTCTTCGAGAACGTCAAGGGCTCCTCGATGCCCCTGGCCATGAATGTGTTCGGCACGGACCGCAGGCTGCTGAAGGCCCTGGGCCTGAAGTCGTACACGGAGATCACCGAGAAGATCGGCGGGCTGCTCAAGCCCGAGCTGCCGAACGGTTTCGTCGGGGTCCGTGAGGCGTTCGGCAAGCTCGGCGCGATGTCGCACGTCCCGCCGAAGAAGGTCAAGGACGGACCCGTGCACGAGGTCGTGCTGCGCGGCGACGACGTCGACCTCGACACCCTGCCCGCGTTGTTCACCTGGCCGAAGGACGGCGGTTCGTTCTTCAACCTGGGGCTGACCCACACCAAGGACCCCGAGACCGGGGTGCGCAACCTCGGCCTCTACCGGCTCCAGCGCCATGACAAGCGCACCATCGGGATGCACTGGCAGATCCACAAGGACAGCCGCAACCACTACCAGGTCGCCGCCCGGCGCGGCGAGCGGCTGCCGGTGGCGATCGCCTTCGGCTGCCCCCCGGCCGTGACGTACGCGTCCAGCGCGCCGCTGCCCGGTGACATCGACGAATACCTGCTCGCCGGTTTCCTCCAGGGCAAGCGCGTCGAGATGGTCGACTGCAAGACGGTGCCGCTCCAGGTGCCCGCGCAGGCGGAGGTCGTGCTGGAGGGCTGGCTGGAGCCCGGCCGGACGCTCCCGGAGGGCCCGTTCGGCGACCACACGGGCTTCTACACGCCGCAGGAGGACTTCCCGGCGCTCACCATCGACTGTGTGACGACGCGCAAGCGCCCGCTGCTCCAGTCGATCGTCGTGGGCCGCCCGCCGACCGAGGACGGTCCGCTGGGCCGTGCGACGGAACGCTTCTTCCTGCCGCTGCTGAAGATCGTCGTCCCCGACATCGTGGACTACCACCTGCCCGAGGCCGGGGTCTTCCACAACTGCGCGATCGTCGCGATCGACAAGAAGTACCCCAAGCACGCGCAGAAGGTCATGCACGCGATCTGGGGCGCCCACATGATGTCGCTGACCAAGCTGATCGTGATCGTGGACGCCGACTGCGACGTCCACGACCTGGAGCAGGTCGCCTGGCGGGCCCTCGGCAATGTCGACTACTCCCGGGACATCAGCCTGGTGGAGGGTCCCGTCGACCATCTCGACCACGCCTCGTACCAGAAGTTCTGGGGCGGCAAGCTGGGCCTGGACGCCACCCGCAAGCTCCCCGAGGAGGGGTACACGCGGGACGGCGGCTGGCCGGAGATGGTGAGCTCCGACCCGGCGACGGCGGCCACGGTCGACCGCCGCTGGAAGGAGTACGGACTGTGAGCCCCGTACGGGCGCGGCGCGGTACGGCGGGGGAACGCTGATGCCGGCCACCGAGAGCGTCGTCGGCGGGCCGGGTCCGGCCCGCCCGGCGAGCCGGACCCGGTCGTTCCTGCGGCTGGTGATGATCGAGCACTCGGTCTTCGCGCTGCCGTTCGCGTACATCGCCACGCTGACCGCGATGTTCCAGGACGGCGGCGGCGTCCGGTGGGGCACCCTGCTGCTCGTCACCGTCGCGATGGTGGGCCTGCGGACCTTCGCGATGGCGTGCAACCGGATCATCGACCGGGAGATCGACGCCCGTAACCCGCGCACCGCGAACCGCGAGATCGTGACCGGCGCGGTGAGCGTGCGTTCCGCGTGGACCGGCGCGGCCGTGGCCCTCGCCGTCTTCCTGGGCGCGGCGGCCCTGCTCAACCCGCTGTGCCTGATGCTCGCGCCCGCCGCGGTCGTCCCGATGGTGGTCTACCCGTACGGGAAGCGGTTCACGAACTTCCCGCACGCGATCCTGGCGTTCGCGCAGGCGATGGGCCCGGTCGGCGCGTGGCTCGCGGTCACCGGGACCTGGTCCGGGGACGCGGTGATCCTCGGTCTCGCGGTCGGGATCTGGATCGGCGGCTTCGACCTGATCTTCGCCTGCCAGGACGTCCAGGCGGACCGGGCGCACGGCGTGCTGTCCTTCCCGGCCCGCTACGGCATCCCGGCGGCCCTGTACGGGGCGCGGGTGTGCCACGCGGTGACGATGGCCCTGCTCGTCTGGTACGCGGTGGCCACCGACGCGGGGGTCCTCCTGTGGCTGGGCCTGCTGATCGTCGCCGTCGCGTTCGTGTACGAGCACCGGGTGGTCCGCCCGCACGACCTGTCCCGGCTGAACCGGGCGTTCTTCACGGTGAACGGCTTCATCGGCATCGCGTTGTTCGTCTGCGCGCTGGCGGACCTGGCGCTACGGGGCCTGTCGGTCTGACCTGGGACGGGCGTCGTCCGGGCGGCCGGGGGGTGTGTGGTGCCGGGGCGGTCCGGTGTCCGGCGGTCCGACCTCGGGCGCCTGGGGCCCGGCGGTCCGACCTCGGGCTGTCCGTGTCGGCCGGGGCCGGGGTCAGCCAGGGCGGCGCAGGACGAGGACCGTGGTCCCCGCGCACCGGGAGAAGGTGTGCGGCCAGCGGTTCAGAGTGCGGATGCCGCTGAGGCGCCCTTCGGTGAGCCGCCCCCGGAACCGGGGGTCGGCCGTACCGGCGGCCGGGTTCTCCCGGATGTGGACGGCGCCTCCCGGGCGGACGAACCGGGCCGCGTCACCCAGCACCCGGAACACCTGGAGCAGATGCAGGGAGTCCCGGAACGTGACGACGTCCACACTCCCGGGCGCGAGGGAACGCGGCACCGGCCCCGTGTCGATGTCCCAGTGGACGTACCGGTCGGAGCTCCCGTCCCGGCGGGCGGTACGCAACGCGCCCGGCGCGAAGTCGTAGCCCGTCACCCGCGCGCCCCTGGCCGCGAGCGCCCGCGTCCACTCCCCGGTCCCGCACCCGAGATCCGCCACGACGGCGCCCGGCCGCATCCCGGTCAGCTCCAGGAAGCCGTCCGTCTCCTCCTCGGTCACCGGATACGGGGTGTGTTCGCTGTGCCACTCGTCCCACTCCCGCGCGGACGGGGGCATCCGACGGCCGTTCACGGGCGGTACGGCGTGGTGTCCGCCGCCGTCTCCGGCACCAGCAGCACCAGGAACCCGGTCCCCTCGCACACCGCGCGGATCTCGTCCTCGTACACCTGGTCGTCCGGGTCGAGGTGCCCCCGGTCGACGGTCAGCACACCGTGGACGAACCCGGTCGCCACCCCCAGCCGGACGGCCTCCCAGGCGGGCGCTGACCCCGACGGGAAGAACCCGTCCACCTCCTGGTACTCCGCACCCACCTCCCACCCGCGCCGCTCCGCGTACCCCCGCAACCGGGCGAACACCGCGTCGGCCTCCCCTTCCCGCCCCGCCTCGCCGCGCACATACAGGGCCACCCGTCGCTCGGGCAGCTCATGGGAGTCCCCGTTGCAGAGGGTGCGCAGGGTTTGCAGACGCTGGGCGGGGGTGATCGGGAGTTTGGCGGGTCCGCTGGGGCTGAAGGTAGACACAATCATGTTGCCGGTATGACCGGTTACTCGATCCTGGGGCATGACGCCATCAGATCGTCAGGACGAACGTCGGCCCAGGGGAATCGAAAGGGGGAAAGACCTGTCAAGGGGGAAACGGCGGGGGAACGGGTGTACATGATGGGCCCACGCGCGTGGACAGGGGGCTCATTCATGCAAGAGGCCGCGACCTTCGGGGAGTTGCTGCTCCGGCTTCGCACCAGGGCGGGGCGCACTCAGGAGAAACAGGCCGAGGTGATCAACGCGGTTTCTGGTCGGGACACCATGTCCCGGCGGGAGATCAGCCGGTACGAGAACAACGAGAACATCCCGACGAACCACACGGTCGCGCACATCGCGATCACCTTCGGTCTGTCGCCGGAGCAGCTTCAGAAGCATGCCTCCGCCGCACGTGCCCAGCGCAGGAACGGGGGAGACGGAGCGGGGCCGGGCCAGCGCGAGAACGAGGACGCGGGAAGGGCCGCCCTCGGTCACACTGTCCCACTCGCCGGACTTCCGGGTTCTGGTGGTGTCTCACCGTGTGAACTGCATGGAGCGGTGACGGCCGCAGCCAGGGACTCACTCCGGTTCGCTGAGTTCATCACGCCCAGCAACGTCGACACCGACACCCTCTCGTACCTGTCCGACGCCCTCGCCGACATTGCCGCGCAATACGTCCACGCACCTGTTCGGCCTTTGTTCGTCTCTCTTGTGGCCGTACGGGACGAAGTGTTCGGCCTATTGAAAGGGCGGCAGAAGCCGCAGGAGTCGAGGAGTCTCTACTTCCTCGCTGGTACCTGCTGTCTGCTGCTGGCCCACGCTTCTCAGAACCTTGGTGACCAGCGGTCTGCCTTGGCGCAGATCCGTACGGCTGGTGCCTGCGCGCAGCAGGCCGACCACCAAGGGCTCCGCGCTTGGATCGGAGGCACGGCGGCCTTGATCGCGGAGTGGTCTCCCCGCCACCACCGAGCCTTGGAGTACGTGGAAGAGGCTGCCGAACTCGCTTCCGCCGGCCAATCCAGAATCCGGGTCATCGCCATCGAGGCCCGGACGGCCGCTCGCAGCGGTGATCACCAGCGCGCCACGGCTGCACTCGCCCGTCTACAGGACGCCCAGGAGGAAACTCCTGGGGATGATGGATTAGGTGAGTTCGGCGGAATCCTCACCTTCCCCGCTGCGAAGCAGGACTACTACGTCGGAGCGACGTATGCCCTGCTCGGCAACCACGCCGAGGCTGAGCGCTACGCCACCCGTGCCATCGCCACGTACAGCAACGGTCCCCGTGAGGAGCGTTCATACGGTGACGAGGCCCTGGCCGTTGTCGATGTCATCACCGCCCGGCTCGCCTTGGGAGACATCGAGACCGCCGGGACGCTCTTGCATCGTGTGCTCTCACTCCACCCGGAACAGCGCATCCAGCAGCTCGGCAACGCGCTGGGTCGCGTCACGGAGGCGCTCCACCAACCGAGGTTGCGGTCGAATCGCGCGGCGCGGGAACTGACCGAGCTGACCAGAGACTTCCGTCTTCTCGATGGAAGTGCCGCGCTAACGTCGATCCAGTGACCACCACTCCTACTGCCTCCGAGAGCGCGGTCCGTGATGCCTGCTCCCAGCTCGGCCTCTCGGCGCGGGACATCACCGTGATACGCAGCCACGCCACCCCCGTCTTCCTCCTCCCCGGCGCGGACGCCGTGGCCCGGGTCAAGCCCCTTGCCGAGGAGGCCGACTCGGCTCGTGGAATCGCCCTGCTCCGCTGGCTCACCGACCAGGGCTTCCCCGCCGTCGAACCCCTCGATGTACCCCAGCCCGTGCAATGCGGGCCGTACGTCGTCACGCTGTGGGTGCGCTACTCCCAGCACCGGACCGGGGCGCCACCGCCGAGCGCCCTGGGCACGCTCCTGCGTCAGTTGCACGAGCTGCCCGTCCCGCCCGTGGAGCTGTCCCCGTACCAGCCCCTCGCTTCGCTTCACGACGCGGTGACGTCCAGCAGTACGCTCAGCCCGGACGACCGGCGCTGGCTGGAGAGCGCCGTCGAGGAGAGCCGGAGCGACTACCGGGCCCTCCGCTCGCCCCTCGGCCAGGGGTTCGTCCACGGCGACGCCTACCCCGGCAACACCCTCTGGGACGGGGACACCGTACGGCTGGCCGACTGGGACGAAGCCGCCTTCGGCCCCAGGGAGCTGGACCTGGCGAACACCTTCCAGGGCGCCAGATTCGGCCGCACCCGTCAGGAGATCGAGGAGTTCGTCCGTCACTACGGGCACGACCCCTCCCACTGGCCGGGGCTCCGCACCCTGATCACCATGAGGGATCTGCACACGCTGGCGTCGTTCATCCGCCGTGCCGACGGGGGCGACCCCTCAGCGACGGCACAGCTCAGCCACCGGCTGACCACCCTGAGAACGGGCCGCGCACAGGCCCGATGGGACGTGTACTGAGCAAAGGCGCTGGGACACAGAAAGGTGAAGCAGACCATGGACGACGCGACCCGGCCCCGGGCACACCAACTCATCATCCGAAAGCCCTGTTTCGACCTCATCGTGAGCGGCACCAAAACCGTCGAGATCCGGGTCGGCTACCCCAAGATCCGCAGGATGCGGGTCGGTGACACCCTCCGGATGATCTCCGGCGACGACTCCCTCACCACCCGCGTCGCACGCATCCATATCCACGACTCGATCAGCGCGCTGCTGGACGCCGAATCACCCACGGCGATCGGGGGCGGGACCATGAGCCCCGAAGAACTCGGTGACGTGATCCGCGCCATCTACCCACCCGACAAAGAAGCCCTAGGTGTCTTCGCGCTCCATCTGACGACCGGGGCCGACCCGCTGCCAGCTGATCCCCGCGAAGGCTGACGCGGGCTTCCCGAACCCAGGTCCGTGAACTGTCCGCACGCAAGATTCGAAAGCGCGGCTTCAGATCCAGGTCCCCTACCGCCGTGGACGACCCGATGCAGACACTGGGACTGCGACCGATCACCGTCTGATCCGACCGAAAGGAACCCCACATGTCCGCGTCTCCCCTGAGCAGTTCCGAACTCGACCAGGCGCTCGGTGCCCTGCCCGGCTGGACCGCCGGGGACAGCGGCCTCACCGCCGCCTTCACGTCCGACCGGAGCGCCCTGCCCGCCCTGTACGCGGCCGTCGCCGCGGCCGAGGACGAGGCCGACCACCACGCCGACATCCGCATCCTCTACGGCACGGTCACGTTCACGCTCAACACGCATGACGCGGGGGGCGCGATCACCGCGCGGGACACGGCTCTCGCGTCCCGTATCACCGCGCTCGCCGCCGAACACGGCGCACGGTCGGCCGAGCGCTAGGGCGGTCTGAGGCACCCCGGTCCGGAAAAAAACCGATCGTCGGACCTGTTGTAGGGTCCTGCCCGTGGCGAATCATCAGGACGGGACCGGGGCGGCCTACGACGGAGTCGTCGAGCTGTACGCATCACTGTTCGCGAACAGGCTGGAGACACAGCCGTTCACCCGGGCCATGATCGACACCTTCGCCGAACTGGTGCGCGCGACAGGCAACCCGCGGGCCGCGGACGTCGGGTGCGGGCCCGGACATCTGACCGCCATGCTGAACGAACTGGGCCTGGACGCCTTCGGGCTCGACCTCTCCTCCGGCATGGTCGACCACGCCCGGCGGGCCCATCCGGCGCTGCGTTTCCAGGAGGGGCGGATGGAGTCCCTGCCGATCGAGGACGGCGCGCTCGGTGGCGTACTGGCCCACTACTCGATGATCCATACCCCGCCGGTGGAACTCCCGGCGCTGCTCGCCGAGCAGGTACGCGTCCTGGCACCGGGCGGCCTGCTCCTCGTCTCCTTCTTCGGAACCGACGGACCGGAACCGGTCCGCTTCGACCACAAGGTGACGCCCGCCTACAGCTGGCCGGCGGACCGTCTCGCCCAACTGCTGACCGACGCCGGGCTCGTGCCCTTCGCCCAGCTGCTCCACGACCCCGCCTCCGAACGGGGCTTCCTCGACGCCCACCTGCTGGCCCGCCGTTCGTAGGACCCTGTCCCGCGATGCCCGCCGGGTGGTCGGCGCGCCGCCGGGCCGTCGGCCCGGCGGGCACTCGCTCGTACTGCGGTGGGGGGAGTCCGGGGCGCCCGGGTGGCCACGCCCCGACACGGCGGTGGCACTTCGCACCGCGTTCGGGCCGGGTCCTGAACACTCGGGGCTCACATCTCCGCCGGGGCATCCGGTGAGTCTGGACGTAACGGAGGACCCGACGGACCGCCGAGGCCTGCCCAGGACAGCGGGGCTCACAGGGTTTCCGTGACCGCGGCGGCCAGCCGGGCGGCGTCCTTCGCGTCATGGGCGCCGACGGTGAGCGCGCGCGGGGTGGCGCCGCGGTAGGCGGCCCGTCCCGGCTTCGGGTCGTCGACGACGCGGATGACGGGTCGGACCGCGGCTTCCGGGTCCTGGCCCAGCAGCTTGCCGAGAACGGCGGCGGTGATCCTCATGCCCCGGCCGACCTCACCGGCGAAGCTGGTGCGCACCAGACGGGCCGGCCCCCAGGTGAGGTAGGCGAGGTCCGGGTTGTCGTCGGTGGCGAGGATGCCGAGGAGTTCGTTGGCGCGGCGCTGCTGGGCGTTGGAGCGTTTCAAGGTGAACCCATGTGTCATCTCCAGGTCCGCGAAGTCCACGGCATCGGCCCGGGCGCCAGGGACGGCGGTGTTCACGATCACCGGCCGTCCGGACGCGCGCAGCAGCGGCGCGAGCCCGGTGACGAGCAGGTACTTGCTGAGGAAGAACAGCGCCCAGGACGCCTCATGTCCTTCGGCCGTGACCTGCCGGTGCCGCCGGATGAACGACGCGGCCAGCACCAGGGCGTCGACGCGCTGGTGGTGCGCCCGCAGGTGACCGATCACGCGGCGGGCGTCGGCGACCAGGGACAGGTCGGCCGCGATGAACTCGGCCCGCGCCGCCGCGGAGGGGTCCTCGCCGGTCACGGCCGCGACCAGCGCGTCGAACTTGGGGCGGCTCCGGCCGATGACGATGACGCGGTCGCCCGCGGTGAGGTAGTGGCGGGCCAGGGCCGCGCCCATGCCGTCGGTGCCGCCTGTGATCACGATCGTTCGCATCATGGCTGTGCCTCCTCATACCGGAACACCTGTTCCGTTTGAAGATAGCAGCAACCGGAACAGGTGTTCCGAATCGCTATAGTGGAGGGATGCCACAGGACCGCAAGCAGCGGCGGGACGCCGCCGCCAACAAGGAACGCATCCTGGCCGCGGCGGGCGAGGCGTTCCGCCGGTCCGGCATGGCCGTGGACATGCGGGCCGTGGCCGCCGCGGCCGGTGTCGGCGTCGGCACCCTCTACCGGCACTTCCCCACCCGGGAACACCTCGTACGGGCCGTGACCGGAACCGACCTCGCCGCGCTCGCGCACGCGGCCCTGCCCGCCGGCAAGTCCGCGACGGACGGCCTCCGCGCGTTCTTCACGGCCACGCTCGACGCCCTCGCCGCCAACCAGGCGATGATCGACGTACTGGCCGGCGGACCACCGTCGGACGCCGACCTTGAGCGATGCCTCGCCCACCTCACCAAGATCGGTCAGGACGCCGTCGACCGCTCCCGCACCGACCGGACCCTCGCCCCCGATGTGACTCCTGAGGACATCGCCTACCAACTCCTCGGACTCATCCGCATCGTGCAGCTGATGCCCGACGGCGGGCCGAGCTCGATCGACCACCAGGTGGAACTCGCACTCCGGGCACTCGCCGCGAACTGACCGCTCCGCGTCCCACGGCGTGGCCGGTGCGGCCGTCCCTCACACCGTCCGCGCCGGATCGTCCAGCCACGCCGTCCCGCCCTCGGGGGTCACCGTGATGCCGAAGCGTTCGGCGGACGGAGAACCGTGGCCGGTCCACCAGCGGTGGGCGCCGGTGAGTTCCTCCCACAGGTGGCGCGGGCCGCTCTGGTGCACGGTGCTCCGGGCGACGCCGTCGGTGAGCAGGGCCGCGGCCCATGAGCGGTCGGTCAGTCCGTAGAGCCAGACGCTCACCGTGTCGCCCCGGCGGTCGCGGAGCAGCAGGCAGTCGGGGACGAGGAGACCCGCGACCGTCATGAACGGATGCGACCACGGTTCCTCGAACCCGGCTTCCGACGCGGTCAGTCCGGTGGACGACGCGGTGGCGCCGCCCGGGAACCCGTCGGGCAGATACGCGCCCTGGTCGACCTGGACGCGCTGGGAGCGTGCCTTCATGAACTCGACCGGGGTGGTGAGGTGGCCGCACGCGGTGCGGCCGTCCTCGGCGACGACGAGGCGTACCAAGCGGTCGGCGGTGGTGAGGGACGAACCCCAGGGCATCACGATCAGCCCGCCGGGGACGGTCTGCTCCACCAGCGCGTAAGGGACTTGGCGCAGTCCCGCCGTGATCACGGTCCGGTCGTACGGGCCTTGGTCCGGGTGCCCAAGGAGGCCGTCGCCGGTGTGGACTGTGGGATGCCGTCCCGCGCGGTCGAGGGCGGCCCGGGCGCTCGCGGCCACCGTCGCGTCGACCTCCACCGTGACGACACGGTCCCCGCCGAGCCGGTGGGTGAGGAGGGCCGCGTTCCAGCCGGTGCCGGTACCGATCTCCAGGACCCGGTGGCCGTCGCGCACATCGAGGGCGGCCAGCATCTCCATGACGACGCTGGGCATGGACGACGACGAGGTCGGTACCCGTCCGGGGGCGGTCCCGGTGTGCCTGCCGTCGTCCCACTGGGTGGTGATGGGCACGTTGGTGGCCGCGGCGGCGTACCAGCGCGCGGGGTCGGCGTTCCGGTCGCACACGGCGCTCGTCCGGGACGCCATGTCGTACGGCCACATCACCTCGGGCAGGAACCCGGCCCGGGGGACCGCTTCGAAGGACGGCGCCCAGTCGGCGGTCAGGACGCCGCGTTCACGCAGTGCCCGGCCCAGCGCCGTCCAGTCGGAGCGGGCCCGCCGTTCCGTCTCGTCGCCGGTCACTTCTTGTGCTTGCCGTCGCCTTCCGGGGTGCTGCCGTCGGGGGACGGTGGGTCCTGCGGGGGCTGCCACGGCTGCCCGGGGTGCCCGTCGCCGTCGTCTTCGGGGCCGTCGCCGTCGTGTGCGTCGAGAAGCATGGCACTGTCCTCATCCGTGTTGATCCGGGCGGGTCCCGGTGCTTGGTGCCCGGCGCTCAGGGCCCGGGGGATTCACGTTACGGAAGCCGGTGCCGACGGGACAGGGCGCGCGGGAGCACTCCAGCGCGGCGTACCTCACGCCCCACGACACCGTGCCCGAATCGCGGAAGGCGCACCACCCCGGTCCGGGCACCCGCCACCGCCACGCTCACCCCGCCCCGGGCACCGACACCGCCCCAGGCTCACCCCCCACCACCCGGTCACCGGGTGGTGCCGAGGCGGCCGTCCCGCAGCGCCGTGACGAAGCCGGTCGTCGGCAGACGGCTCAGCAGCAGCGCGGGGCCGAAGGGGTTCTTGCTGTCGCGTATCGCCGTGGTGTCGGGGGCGAGGACCGCCAGTTCCACGCAGTTCGAGCCGCTGTCGGAGTACGACGACCTCCGCCAGCTCACAGCGAGCGCGGCGGCGTTCTCAGCATGGCTCATGGCCCTTCCTTATCTCGGCGATGAGCCCCACGGACGCCTCGACCGACTCGGCGGCGGACGTGAGCCGCTGCACGGCGTCCCGGTACATGGCCACCTTGTCCGGCTCCTCGATGTACAGGGCGGCCGTCAGGCTCTCCGCGTGGACCACGTCGAGATCGGCGTGCGTACCGAAGCCGAGGATGCTGAACGAGCCCATCTGGCCCGCGTGCAGGGGCGCGTCGGACCGCAGGATCTGGATGTTGACGTTCGCCCGGCGGCCCATCGCGAGCAGCTTGCCGAGCTGCTCGTACATCACGCCGTTGCCCGGGACGCCGGAGCGCAGGGCCTGTTCCGAGATGATCGCCCACAGGGCCAGCGGCTGATCGCGGGTGAGGACGGCCTGCCGGGCGAGGCGTACCTCGACCAGCGCGTCCACCCGGGCCTCGATCGCCTCGGTCATCGCGGTCGCGCGGATGATCTCGCGGGAGTACTCGGCGGTCTGGAGCAGCCCGGGGATCACCCCCAGATGCCAGGTCGAGACGGACTCCGCCTCCGCCTCCAGACTGATCAGGTCCTCGTAGACGGGGGACAGCACGCCCCGGTAGGAGTGCCACCAGCCGCGCTGGGTGTTGTCCTTCGTGAGGGTGACCATCGCGGCGCGCAACTCGTCGGTCACGTCCCGGCCGAGCGTCGCGTAGAGGTCGAGCAGGGCTTCCACGTCGGTGGCCTTCGCCGAGCTGCGGGCGGTCTCTATCCGCGACAGCTTCGAGGTGATGAACCCGCCTTTCGACCGCTCCGCCACCTCGTCGAGGGTGAGATCACCGCGCAGGGCACGCAACTTCGCTCCGAGCCTGCGCCGACGCACCGTGGGCGCACTCACAGGGCCCCCTTCCGTCCGGTCGATTGCCGGACAGTGTGCCGTGCCCCGTGATCCCCTGTCATCCGGCGTACCCCGGGCCGGGACGACCGCGGCGCGCGCCGTGCGGATGCTTCCGCGCGCTGCTGCGCCGGGGGTTGGCGGACGGTGATGGTTCGGAGCGTGACGGTTCAGACGGTGACGGCGGGGCGCGAGCGGCGGAAGACGAAGGCGGCGAGGACACCGCCGACGAGCCCGAACAGATGACCCTGCCAGCTGACGCCGGAGTCGGTGGGCAGCACGCCCCACAGCAGTGAGCCGTAGAACACGGCCACGACCACGCCGATCACGAGATCCCACGGTCTGCGGTCCACGAAGCCGCGCACCACGAGATAGCCGAAGAGCCCGAAGACGACACCGGAGGCGCCGAGCGTGACGGTGTTCTCCGGGGAGGTCAGCCAGACGCCCAGCCCGCTGGTCACGATGATCGTGAGGACCACGCCCGCGAAGACGCCGAGCCCGGCGAGGGCGGCGAGGAACCCGAGGATCAGCAGCGGCACGGTGTTCGACGCGAGATGGTCCCAGCCGCTGTGCAGGAACGCCGCCGGGACGACGTCCCACAGCTCGCCCGCCGCGCGCGGGGATATGCCGTGATCGTCCAGGGAGTGGCCGAGCGCGGTGTCGACCGCTTCCAGCAGCCACAGGAACGCGACCCATACGGCCATCAGTTTCACGGCGGACACGGTGCCGCGCGCGGAGCTGTTCCGTAGTGCGCCGAGTGCCATGACGGCCTCCCCGTGTTCGTCGTAGTTCGTCGTGGTCCGCACCCCGCCCGCCCACCGCAGGCTCCCCAGCCCCTCCAACGCGCGAGGACCCCCGGGTGTTCCGCCGACCTGCGCCGACCTCCGTCCGCGCCCGCCGACGGGACCCGCGCCGGGACGGCGACCCGGGGCACGCCCCGGGACCGGCCGGGCGGCCGGCGGGGAATCCGGGGGAGAGCGGGGGCGCCGGTGGGTACGGAATGTGCCACGTGCCGCTTCGCGAAGGGAACATCCGTGCCTGCATCGCAAGCAGTTCCACCCACGCAGTCCGTTCTGTCGCCCCTGACCGCGTCCGCCCTGTTCCTCGTCGTCACCGTCGACGACGGGGGCGAGGAAGCCGTACGGGAGTTGCTCGCCGACCTGGCCGGACTG includes:
- a CDS encoding PLD nuclease N-terminal domain-containing protein, which gives rise to MLRYLPFLLILALWIYAFIDCLNTPEEEVKHLPKVVWVIIVLLFGQVLIGPVAWLVAGKVRKAPAVGGRGGGRGRAQWVAPDDNPEFLKSLGEETRRKSEQDPEPEDRTDPDEDPQGRKP
- a CDS encoding class I SAM-dependent methyltransferase; the protein is MPPSAREWDEWHSEHTPYPVTEEETDGFLELTGMRPGAVVADLGCGTGEWTRALAARGARVTGYDFAPGALRTARRDGSSDRYVHWDIDTGPVPRSLAPGSVDVVTFRDSLHLLQVFRVLGDAARFVRPGGAVHIRENPAAGTADPRFRGRLTEGRLSGIRTLNRWPHTFSRCAGTTVLVLRRPG
- a CDS encoding phosphotransferase enzyme family protein gives rise to the protein MTTTPTASESAVRDACSQLGLSARDITVIRSHATPVFLLPGADAVARVKPLAEEADSARGIALLRWLTDQGFPAVEPLDVPQPVQCGPYVVTLWVRYSQHRTGAPPPSALGTLLRQLHELPVPPVELSPYQPLASLHDAVTSSSTLSPDDRRWLESAVEESRSDYRALRSPLGQGFVHGDAYPGNTLWDGDTVRLADWDEAAFGPRELDLANTFQGARFGRTRQEIEEFVRHYGHDPSHWPGLRTLITMRDLHTLASFIRRADGGDPSATAQLSHRLTTLRTGRAQARWDVY
- a CDS encoding ASCH domain-containing protein, translated to MDDATRPRAHQLIIRKPCFDLIVSGTKTVEIRVGYPKIRRMRVGDTLRMISGDDSLTTRVARIHIHDSISALLDAESPTAIGGGTMSPEELGDVIRAIYPPDKEALGVFALHLTTGADPLPADPREG
- a CDS encoding menaquinone biosynthesis decarboxylase — protein: MAYDDLRSLLRSLEREGDLKRIKAEVDPYLEVGEIVDRVQKAKGPALLFENVKGSSMPLAMNVFGTDRRLLKALGLKSYTEITEKIGGLLKPELPNGFVGVREAFGKLGAMSHVPPKKVKDGPVHEVVLRGDDVDLDTLPALFTWPKDGGSFFNLGLTHTKDPETGVRNLGLYRLQRHDKRTIGMHWQIHKDSRNHYQVAARRGERLPVAIAFGCPPAVTYASSAPLPGDIDEYLLAGFLQGKRVEMVDCKTVPLQVPAQAEVVLEGWLEPGRTLPEGPFGDHTGFYTPQEDFPALTIDCVTTRKRPLLQSIVVGRPPTEDGPLGRATERFFLPLLKIVVPDIVDYHLPEAGVFHNCAIVAIDKKYPKHAQKVMHAIWGAHMMSLTKLIVIVDADCDVHDLEQVAWRALGNVDYSRDISLVEGPVDHLDHASYQKFWGGKLGLDATRKLPEEGYTRDGGWPEMVSSDPATAATVDRRWKEYGL
- the mqnP gene encoding menaquinone biosynthesis prenyltransferase MqnP encodes the protein MPATESVVGGPGPARPASRTRSFLRLVMIEHSVFALPFAYIATLTAMFQDGGGVRWGTLLLVTVAMVGLRTFAMACNRIIDREIDARNPRTANREIVTGAVSVRSAWTGAAVALAVFLGAAALLNPLCLMLAPAAVVPMVVYPYGKRFTNFPHAILAFAQAMGPVGAWLAVTGTWSGDAVILGLAVGIWIGGFDLIFACQDVQADRAHGVLSFPARYGIPAALYGARVCHAVTMALLVWYAVATDAGVLLWLGLLIVAVAFVYEHRVVRPHDLSRLNRAFFTVNGFIGIALFVCALADLALRGLSV
- a CDS encoding helix-turn-helix domain-containing protein, which encodes MQEAATFGELLLRLRTRAGRTQEKQAEVINAVSGRDTMSRREISRYENNENIPTNHTVAHIAITFGLSPEQLQKHASAARAQRRNGGDGAGPGQRENEDAGRAALGHTVPLAGLPGSGGVSPCELHGAVTAAARDSLRFAEFITPSNVDTDTLSYLSDALADIAAQYVHAPVRPLFVSLVAVRDEVFGLLKGRQKPQESRSLYFLAGTCCLLLAHASQNLGDQRSALAQIRTAGACAQQADHQGLRAWIGGTAALIAEWSPRHHRALEYVEEAAELASAGQSRIRVIAIEARTAARSGDHQRATAALARLQDAQEETPGDDGLGEFGGILTFPAAKQDYYVGATYALLGNHAEAERYATRAIATYSNGPREERSYGDEALAVVDVITARLALGDIETAGTLLHRVLSLHPEQRIQQLGNALGRVTEALHQPRLRSNRAARELTELTRDFRLLDGSAALTSIQ